A window of the Candidatus Berkelbacteria bacterium genome harbors these coding sequences:
- a CDS encoding DNA polymerase III subunit alpha yields MSFVHLHTHSHYSLLDGLSKIDGLIERAQNLGMPALALTDHGVMYGAIEFYQKATQAGIKPIIGVEAYMARRTLHDREARLDSRPHHLTLLARNETGYKNLIKMISIAHLEGFYYRPRIDKDLLAHSAEGIIVLTGCLNSELSRLIIDNQLEAARELLEYYMTSIGREHVYLEIQHHPALQDQIKVNLVLAEMSRKLKLPLVATGDSHYLNHDDQEAHEILLAVSTGGKDADDADRMSLKDVDLSLASLDEVKTKFSGFEGAVENTLKVAESVNLQFELGQNILPKFPLPKEQIEAQTYFKELAWKGLERLYGQKNQTAADRLEYEVGVIGRMGFADYFLIVQDFVNWSKQNGIVVGPGRGSVAGSIAAYCLGITSLDPLKYDLLFERFLNPDRVSMPDIDIDFADDRRDEVLTYVQNKYGQDRVAQIITFGTMAARGSVRDVARSLGLTFADGDRIAKLIPSKPGTTLKGALADVKELKAIYDAEPPMKHLLDMAMKLEGVARHASTHACGVVIADKPLTEYLPLATNQKGPMQALTQFGMKDCEAIGLLKMDFLGLSNLTVIKNALRILRKRRGIEVEIDNLPLDDKPTYELLSRGETTGVFQLESEGIKRYLKELKPSEFEDIIAMCALYRPGPMDFIPDFIACKHGRKAINYLHPSMETVLKPTYGIMIYQEQMMNLSRLLAGFTQGEADTLRKGVGKKIKALLDKIESKFIEGCIKVGYLTRAQAEQLWQEWLAWARYGFNKSHAACYALIAYQTAYLKAHYPAEFMAALMTSDIHNLDRISIEITEAEKMGLKVLPPSVNESFVEFGVVSEGKREVIRFGLAGIKNIGDAVAEQIVNERKKSNRYASLEDFASRLGANSINRKTLETLAMCGALDELGERQQILDNVDMILKFVNTLEKQRSSTQVSLFGELKDNSAPLAHLQFVAGTPAPKQQRLAWERELLSVYVSEHPLDEFKEKLAKVETQISDLASKKVEEKITIGGILTTVKQITTRAGDAMAFATLEDYTGNVELVVFPRTYKENLTIWRVDRLLLVRGKINEKDGQKKILVESATDLSEAIIRTRQKKTLPTSVAPTQAMSGAARELHLILDTNVDKMSLATLKETLSQTPGQTPVYCTLSGKHARRLDTHLQVAVSDELLSVLQKQLGQERILVIQ; encoded by the coding sequence ATGAGCTTCGTCCACCTGCATACTCACAGCCACTACTCACTCCTCGACGGCCTTTCAAAAATTGATGGCCTGATTGAACGTGCTCAAAATCTTGGCATGCCGGCGCTCGCGCTAACCGATCATGGCGTAATGTATGGAGCGATCGAATTTTACCAGAAGGCAACCCAGGCGGGAATCAAACCGATCATCGGCGTTGAGGCCTACATGGCGCGGCGCACGCTCCACGATCGCGAGGCGCGACTCGACAGCCGACCCCACCATCTAACCTTACTGGCGCGCAATGAAACCGGCTATAAAAATTTGATCAAAATGATCTCAATCGCCCATTTAGAGGGTTTTTACTATCGGCCGCGGATCGATAAAGATCTACTCGCCCACTCGGCTGAAGGTATTATTGTACTGACAGGATGTCTTAACAGCGAGTTGTCGCGTTTAATCATCGACAATCAGCTCGAAGCCGCTCGAGAACTCCTTGAATACTACATGACATCGATTGGCCGCGAGCATGTTTATCTTGAAATCCAGCATCACCCTGCCCTGCAAGATCAGATTAAAGTTAATCTCGTCTTGGCGGAAATGAGCCGCAAATTAAAACTGCCGCTTGTCGCTACGGGTGACAGTCATTACTTAAACCACGACGACCAAGAGGCGCATGAAATTTTACTGGCGGTTTCAACAGGCGGCAAAGACGCCGACGATGCTGATCGCATGTCGCTCAAAGATGTCGACCTTTCGCTTGCCAGCCTTGACGAGGTGAAAACCAAATTTTCAGGTTTCGAAGGAGCGGTTGAAAATACGCTTAAAGTTGCCGAATCAGTTAATCTCCAGTTTGAGCTTGGGCAGAATATCTTGCCGAAGTTTCCCCTGCCTAAAGAGCAAATCGAAGCACAAACCTACTTCAAAGAACTGGCTTGGAAAGGGCTTGAACGCCTCTATGGTCAAAAAAATCAAACCGCCGCCGATCGACTCGAATATGAAGTTGGCGTGATCGGACGAATGGGTTTTGCCGACTACTTCTTGATTGTTCAAGATTTTGTTAATTGGTCGAAGCAGAACGGCATCGTTGTCGGCCCGGGGCGAGGTTCAGTTGCCGGCTCGATCGCCGCTTACTGTCTGGGCATTACCAGCCTCGATCCGCTTAAATATGACTTACTCTTTGAACGTTTCTTAAACCCCGATCGTGTCTCAATGCCGGACATCGATATCGACTTCGCCGACGATCGACGCGACGAAGTGCTTACTTATGTGCAAAATAAATATGGCCAAGATCGAGTGGCGCAAATTATTACCTTTGGCACGATGGCGGCGCGCGGTTCAGTGCGCGATGTCGCGCGATCGCTTGGTCTTACATTCGCCGACGGCGATCGAATCGCCAAGTTAATCCCAAGTAAGCCAGGTACAACTCTTAAAGGCGCTCTGGCCGATGTTAAAGAACTTAAAGCAATCTACGACGCCGAGCCGCCAATGAAACACCTCCTAGATATGGCGATGAAACTCGAAGGCGTTGCGCGCCACGCCTCCACACATGCCTGCGGCGTCGTAATTGCGGACAAACCCCTGACTGAATATCTCCCGCTTGCCACCAATCAGAAGGGGCCCATGCAGGCTCTAACTCAATTTGGCATGAAAGACTGTGAGGCAATTGGTCTCTTAAAAATGGACTTTCTCGGACTTTCGAACTTAACCGTCATTAAAAACGCTCTGCGCATTCTTCGCAAACGCCGCGGAATTGAAGTCGAGATCGATAATTTGCCGCTCGACGATAAGCCAACTTACGAACTCCTATCGCGCGGTGAAACAACCGGTGTGTTTCAGCTGGAATCAGAGGGCATTAAGCGCTATCTCAAGGAGCTTAAACCAAGTGAGTTTGAGGATATTATTGCGATGTGCGCTCTCTATCGCCCCGGTCCGATGGATTTCATTCCGGATTTTATCGCCTGTAAGCATGGTCGCAAAGCGATAAATTATCTTCATCCAAGTATGGAAACTGTTCTCAAACCCACTTACGGCATTATGATTTATCAAGAGCAGATGATGAATCTTTCGCGCCTCCTAGCCGGCTTCACTCAAGGCGAGGCCGACACGCTCCGCAAAGGCGTTGGTAAAAAAATTAAGGCCTTGCTCGATAAAATTGAATCCAAGTTTATCGAGGGTTGCATTAAAGTTGGTTATCTAACACGCGCTCAAGCCGAACAGCTCTGGCAAGAATGGCTAGCTTGGGCCCGCTACGGTTTTAATAAAAGTCATGCCGCTTGTTATGCTTTAATCGCTTATCAAACTGCTTATCTCAAAGCTCACTACCCCGCCGAGTTTATGGCGGCGCTGATGACTTCGGACATTCATAACCTCGATCGCATCTCAATTGAAATCACCGAGGCTGAAAAAATGGGCTTGAAAGTTTTACCGCCATCTGTGAATGAATCTTTTGTGGAGTTCGGTGTTGTGAGCGAAGGAAAGCGAGAAGTGATTCGCTTCGGATTAGCTGGCATAAAAAATATTGGCGATGCCGTTGCCGAACAAATTGTCAACGAACGTAAGAAGAGTAATCGCTATGCGAGTCTAGAAGACTTTGCAAGTCGTTTGGGCGCAAATTCAATCAACCGTAAGACCTTGGAAACGCTTGCGATGTGCGGCGCACTTGATGAGTTGGGAGAACGCCAACAAATTCTCGACAACGTCGACATGATTCTCAAATTTGTTAACACACTTGAAAAACAGCGTTCAAGTACTCAAGTGAGTTTGTTTGGAGAATTAAAAGATAATTCGGCGCCGCTCGCCCATTTACAATTTGTAGCCGGCACACCAGCGCCCAAACAGCAACGACTCGCCTGGGAAAGAGAACTTCTCTCGGTTTATGTAAGCGAACACCCACTAGATGAATTCAAGGAAAAATTGGCCAAAGTAGAGACTCAAATCAGCGATCTTGCAAGTAAAAAAGTTGAGGAAAAAATAACGATCGGCGGAATTTTAACGACCGTTAAACAAATAACGACGAGGGCAGGCGATGCAATGGCGTTCGCCACGCTAGAAGACTACACCGGAAACGTTGAATTAGTCGTCTTTCCGCGAACCTATAAGGAAAACCTAACTATCTGGCGGGTAGATCGTCTGCTTTTAGTGCGAGGCAAGATCAATGAGAAAGATGGCCAAAAGAAAATTTTAGTTGAGAGCGCAACCGATCTGTCAGAAGCGATCATTCGAACTAGACAGAAAAAAACTTTGCCGACGAGTGTTGCGCCAACGCAAGCAATGAGCGGTGCGGCACGCGAACTTCATCTTATACTTGATACGAACGTAGACAAAATGTCGCTTGCAACGCTCAAAGAGACGCTCTCTCAAACTCCGGGCCAAACGCCGGTTTATTGCACATTAAGTGGCAAACATGCTCGTCGATTAGATACCCATCTCCAGGTCGCGGTTTCAGATGAACTTTTATCAGTGTTGCAAAAACAACTTGGTCAAGAGAGAATTCTAGTCATTCAATAA
- a CDS encoding copper-translocating P-type ATPase — MLATHAFCDAQGITHFVCEHHQPIEPAATHPGKHTSHERESHNKHSGHSVNMFRDRFWITLILTIPVILYAESLQTLLGFSLPTFPGSDWLAPILGTFIFFYGGIVFLRSAWGELKARQPGMMTLIAIAITAAYTYSIATTFILEGSEFYWELSTLILVMLLGHWIEMQSVSAAGSALDELAKLLPDTAERLENGEPKKVLLSELRVGDRLLIRPGAKVPTDGRILEGESNLNESMVTGESKPVKKGVGNEVIGGTLNGNGVLTIEVLKVGEATALAGIMRLVAEAQRSKSRTQLLADRAAFYLTFIAIFASIGASIGWLAAGAATAFVLERAVSVLVIACPHALGLAVPLVVSISSRIATQGGLLIRDRKQFEAARNVNVVLFDKTGTLTTGQFGVSDIWPAAKVPATELLELTAAVEATSEHPIAQAILKRAGSIGKKATNVEALAGRGIRGQVGQAEIIIGGPQLIKERGIQLEATLQQQMKTDQAAGKTVVVALKNNQPLGLLALADLIRPESKSVVSSLHKLGVRVAMVTGDANDVAQTVAKELGIKEVFAEVLPEHKDQKVRELQKDGSTILMVGDGVNDAPALARANVGVAIGAGTDVAIESAGIILIKSDPRDIVKIIELARATYRKMIENLIWATGYNVIAIPLAAGVLAGQGIILPLWLGALFMSASTVIVAINAQLLRRVRFSDNK; from the coding sequence ATGCTCGCGACGCATGCTTTTTGCGATGCGCAAGGCATCACGCACTTTGTCTGCGAACACCACCAACCAATTGAACCAGCGGCAACACATCCGGGCAAACACACATCTCACGAACGTGAATCGCATAACAAGCACAGTGGCCATTCAGTTAATATGTTCCGCGATCGGTTCTGGATTACACTCATTCTTACTATTCCCGTCATTCTCTACGCTGAATCTCTCCAAACTTTGCTCGGATTTTCTCTGCCAACTTTTCCTGGCAGTGACTGGCTCGCTCCAATCCTTGGCACATTTATTTTCTTCTATGGCGGCATCGTTTTTCTGCGTTCGGCCTGGGGAGAACTTAAGGCTAGACAACCAGGCATGATGACCTTGATCGCGATTGCGATTACAGCGGCTTATACTTATTCAATCGCCACAACTTTCATTTTAGAAGGTTCGGAATTTTATTGGGAACTCTCAACCTTAATTTTAGTTATGCTCCTCGGACATTGGATTGAGATGCAATCAGTTTCAGCCGCTGGCAGTGCGCTTGATGAACTCGCCAAGCTCTTGCCAGACACCGCCGAAAGATTAGAAAATGGTGAGCCTAAAAAAGTCCTTCTCTCTGAATTGCGCGTTGGCGATCGCCTCTTAATTCGACCGGGCGCTAAAGTGCCGACCGATGGCCGGATCCTTGAAGGCGAATCAAATCTCAATGAATCGATGGTTACAGGTGAATCGAAGCCTGTTAAAAAGGGAGTGGGCAATGAAGTCATAGGCGGCACTCTAAACGGAAATGGTGTTCTCACGATTGAAGTGCTTAAAGTTGGCGAAGCAACAGCGCTGGCTGGCATCATGCGCCTCGTCGCCGAAGCACAACGCTCCAAATCGCGCACCCAGCTTCTCGCTGATCGCGCGGCCTTTTACCTAACTTTTATCGCGATTTTTGCAAGTATCGGCGCCTCGATTGGCTGGTTAGCGGCCGGCGCGGCCACGGCCTTTGTTCTTGAACGGGCAGTTTCAGTGCTTGTCATCGCTTGCCCGCACGCGCTTGGCTTAGCCGTCCCGCTTGTAGTTTCGATCTCTTCGCGGATTGCGACGCAAGGCGGACTTTTAATTCGAGATCGCAAGCAATTCGAGGCCGCCCGAAACGTAAATGTTGTTCTTTTCGATAAAACCGGCACGCTGACCACTGGTCAGTTTGGAGTCAGTGACATTTGGCCAGCGGCTAAAGTTCCTGCAACCGAACTCCTTGAACTTACCGCGGCTGTCGAAGCAACAAGTGAGCATCCAATCGCTCAAGCGATTTTGAAACGCGCAGGCTCTATCGGCAAAAAAGCTACGAACGTAGAGGCTCTAGCCGGCCGTGGCATTCGCGGTCAAGTTGGACAAGCTGAAATTATTATCGGCGGGCCACAACTTATTAAAGAACGAGGGATTCAGCTCGAGGCCACTCTTCAGCAACAGATGAAAACCGACCAAGCGGCTGGAAAAACCGTAGTGGTGGCACTTAAAAACAATCAGCCACTGGGGCTACTTGCTCTCGCTGATCTGATTCGACCTGAATCAAAAAGCGTAGTCAGTTCATTGCACAAACTCGGCGTCAGGGTAGCAATGGTTACAGGCGACGCAAATGATGTTGCCCAAACGGTTGCTAAAGAGCTTGGAATTAAAGAAGTTTTTGCCGAAGTTTTGCCGGAACATAAGGATCAAAAGGTGAGGGAACTGCAAAAAGATGGGAGCACCATTCTTATGGTCGGCGATGGCGTCAACGACGCGCCGGCGCTCGCGCGCGCCAATGTGGGCGTCGCGATCGGCGCTGGCACTGACGTCGCGATTGAATCGGCAGGTATAATTTTAATTAAAAGCGACCCGCGCGATATTGTGAAAATTATCGAATTGGCGCGCGCCACCTACCGCAAAATGATTGAGAATCTTATCTGGGCAACGGGCTATAATGTTATCGCAATCCCGCTCGCGGCCGGCGTTTTGGCGGGCCAAGGGATTATCCTGCCTTTGTGGTTGGGCGCTTTATTTATGAGCGCCAGCACAGTCATCGTAGCAATCAACGCCCAACTCCTCCGACGAGTCCGATTTTCTGATAACAAATAG
- a CDS encoding YraN family protein: MKDNILIGQEGENEAAKYLEEHDYKIITRNLRLKNGEIDILAQKDDVLILVEVKAGRTGRYGLAAERISAKKRAKLRALAKNLVRRYPNKQIRLDALNVDDRGQILHFENILDC, encoded by the coding sequence ATGAAGGATAATATCTTAATTGGCCAAGAGGGTGAAAATGAAGCGGCCAAATACCTAGAAGAGCACGATTATAAAATTATTACTCGAAACCTACGCCTCAAGAACGGCGAAATCGACATTCTCGCTCAAAAAGATGATGTTTTAATTCTGGTCGAAGTTAAAGCTGGCCGAACTGGTCGGTATGGTCTTGCCGCTGAAAGAATCAGCGCTAAAAAACGAGCCAAACTTCGGGCGCTCGCCAAGAACCTAGTTCGTCGCTACCCGAATAAACAAATCCGTCTTGATGCTCTAAATGTTGATGACCGCGGCCAAATCCTACATTTCGAGAACATTCTTGACTGTTAA
- the rplS gene encoding 50S ribosomal protein L19, producing MHAKLLALVSARSQKKNTPTLRAGDVVRVHQKVREGNKERIQVFEGLVLRVRGGRGMDGTFTVRRISGGIGIERTFPLHLPSITKVEKIKHIKFRQARPYYVRNLTTRQITRSAKGELAEFVAWEEKEAEAEEEKIKAQHETEAKARVEAEKQAEAEAEAKVSAAKAKHK from the coding sequence ATGCATGCTAAGCTACTTGCGCTGGTTAGCGCAAGATCGCAAAAAAAGAATACCCCAACCTTGCGCGCTGGCGATGTAGTGCGAGTGCATCAAAAAGTGCGCGAAGGCAACAAAGAACGCATCCAAGTTTTTGAGGGTTTAGTTTTGCGTGTTCGTGGTGGCCGGGGTATGGATGGCACTTTCACGGTGCGGCGAATTTCTGGAGGAATCGGCATTGAACGCACCTTTCCGCTCCACCTGCCTTCAATTACCAAAGTCGAAAAAATTAAACACATCAAGTTCCGCCAGGCGCGTCCTTATTACGTGCGCAATCTCACCACCCGTCAAATTACTCGATCCGCCAAGGGCGAGTTAGCCGAATTCGTTGCTTGGGAAGAGAAGGAAGCCGAGGCCGAGGAGGAAAAAATCAAAGCTCAACACGAGACTGAAGCGAAGGCGCGTGTGGAAGCTGAAAAACAAGCTGAAGCCGAGGCAGAAGCTAAAGTTTCCGCCGCCAAAGCGAAGCATAAGTGA
- a CDS encoding glutamate--tRNA ligase, giving the protein MKKHASQVRVRFAPSPTGELHLGSARTALYNFLFAKKNQGVFIIRIEDTDQKRYVPGSMERFFKDLAWLGLKPDEGPYIQSERRDRHLEVAQELIERGAAYYDFSEGLGAGEKHADLEYRQGRGVYRGQDRDLPLQEAKEKAQNALFAIRLKIPQSGACMLKDQVRGKITFDYSTVDDTVLLKRDGLATYHLAAMTDDHDLKITHVFRSEEWLSSTPKHLFIYEAMGWSLPEFAHLPLILAPDGKKLSKRLHGASVWVATYRERGYLPEALINYLALLGWNPGGNQEIFTLEELINSFSLERIHLAGAKFDQEKLDAFQTHYVRTYPIEKLADQLKTFLPQTIDSAFLSRLITISQNRMGPLADFPSFIASFLTLSEYPPELLVFRKSTRENTRTGLQAASDALEKTAPATWQAEPKLASLLDQVVSQTQLANGDVFWPVRVALTGAERSPAPAECLWALGRAKSLNRLRNALKKIC; this is encoded by the coding sequence ATGAAAAAACATGCCAGTCAGGTTCGAGTTAGATTTGCCCCCTCGCCGACGGGTGAATTGCATCTTGGAAGCGCGCGCACCGCGCTCTACAATTTTTTGTTTGCCAAAAAAAATCAAGGCGTTTTTATTATTCGCATCGAAGATACCGATCAAAAACGCTATGTGCCAGGCAGTATGGAGCGATTCTTCAAGGACTTAGCCTGGCTTGGCTTAAAACCCGATGAGGGACCATATATCCAATCGGAACGCCGCGACCGACACTTGGAGGTTGCGCAGGAACTAATTGAACGCGGCGCGGCTTATTACGATTTTTCAGAGGGATTAGGCGCCGGCGAAAAACATGCCGACCTTGAATATCGCCAAGGTCGCGGCGTCTACCGCGGCCAAGATCGCGATTTGCCACTTCAAGAGGCTAAGGAAAAAGCCCAAAACGCGCTCTTTGCAATCCGTCTTAAGATACCTCAATCAGGCGCCTGCATGCTCAAGGACCAAGTTCGAGGCAAGATAACTTTTGATTACTCTACGGTTGATGATACCGTTTTACTTAAACGCGACGGTCTGGCAACCTATCATTTGGCCGCAATGACAGATGACCATGATCTCAAGATCACCCATGTTTTTCGCTCGGAAGAATGGCTCTCAAGCACGCCCAAGCATCTCTTTATTTATGAAGCGATGGGTTGGTCTTTGCCTGAATTCGCGCATCTCCCCTTAATCTTGGCGCCCGATGGCAAGAAACTTAGCAAGCGTCTGCATGGCGCTTCAGTTTGGGTTGCGACTTATCGCGAACGTGGTTATCTGCCGGAAGCGCTGATTAACTATCTTGCCTTGCTCGGCTGGAATCCGGGCGGCAACCAAGAAATTTTTACCCTGGAAGAATTGATCAATTCTTTTTCCCTTGAGCGTATCCACCTCGCCGGCGCTAAATTTGACCAAGAAAAGCTTGATGCCTTTCAAACCCATTATGTTCGGACCTATCCGATTGAAAAACTCGCCGACCAGCTCAAAACTTTTTTGCCTCAAACAATCGATTCAGCCTTCCTTAGCAGACTCATTACAATTTCCCAAAATCGCATGGGGCCACTGGCTGACTTTCCCAGTTTCATTGCCTCGTTTCTGACACTGTCCGAATATCCACCCGAACTCTTGGTTTTTCGAAAATCAACTCGCGAAAATACACGCACTGGCTTGCAAGCCGCGTCTGACGCACTCGAAAAAACCGCACCCGCAACCTGGCAAGCTGAACCCAAGTTAGCCTCGCTTCTTGACCAAGTCGTCTCGCAAACCCAACTCGCGAACGGCGACGTTTTCTGGCCAGTCCGCGTAGCGCTCACCGGCGCTGAACGTTCACCGGCGCCAGCGGAATGCCTCTGGGCACTTGGCCGCGCAAAAAGTTTGAATCGGCTTCGAAACGCTCTTAAAAAAATATGTTAA
- the rpmA gene encoding 50S ribosomal protein L27 encodes MAHKKAAGSTRLGRDSESKRLGVKRFGGQQVNAGEVLVRQRGTKYHPGKNVLRAGDDTLVSLVAGTVKFERKRQHRFTGALHSVQLVNVESKSGGNNAC; translated from the coding sequence ATGGCACATAAGAAAGCGGCTGGCTCAACTCGACTTGGTCGCGATTCAGAATCGAAACGACTCGGTGTCAAGCGTTTTGGCGGTCAACAAGTGAATGCAGGCGAAGTGCTTGTCCGTCAGCGTGGCACTAAATATCATCCTGGTAAGAATGTTTTGCGCGCTGGCGATGACACATTGGTGTCGCTCGTTGCCGGCACAGTAAAATTTGAACGCAAACGCCAACACCGTTTTACCGGCGCCTTGCATTCTGTTCAATTAGTAAATGTAGAGTCTAAATCGGGGGGAAATAATGCATGCTAA
- a CDS encoding Glu/Leu/Phe/Val dehydrogenase: MAGENPFESMRELVREAAQTLKLETGILEHLLVPERVIHVSLPLRRDTGEVNIYQGYRVQYSNVRGPYKGGLRFHPDVNENEIKALAGWMTWKCAVADIPYGGSKGGIVVDPKTLSAAEKERLSRTFVRALASVIGPRRDIPAPDVNTNSQIMAWMVDEYSQLQGEFTPGVITGKPLELGGSLGRDIATAQGGVEVLLAYLKTLKRSAQSLRVVIQGFGNAGEHAAQILTLKGMKIIAVSDSKGGIYATEGFNLETLATIKKAKQTHGSVSAFEKSRKISNTDLLELETDILIPAALENQITRENAARIKTSIILELANGPTTPEADAILARKNVTVIPDILANSGGVTVSYFEWVQNLTGDSWTRELVFERLTQKMEQALATLLVTAKRHQTSLRKAAYLVAIERVARALKMRGGL; this comes from the coding sequence ATGGCGGGTGAAAATCCATTTGAAAGTATGCGCGAGTTGGTGCGCGAAGCGGCTCAAACTCTTAAACTTGAAACTGGAATCCTCGAACACCTGCTCGTTCCGGAGCGTGTGATTCATGTTAGCCTCCCGCTCCGCCGCGACACCGGCGAGGTAAATATCTACCAAGGTTACCGCGTCCAGTATTCTAACGTTCGTGGACCCTATAAAGGGGGACTGCGTTTTCATCCCGACGTCAACGAGAACGAGATCAAGGCGCTCGCCGGCTGGATGACTTGGAAATGCGCGGTTGCCGATATTCCTTACGGCGGTAGTAAGGGTGGCATCGTGGTTGATCCGAAAACATTATCAGCCGCTGAAAAAGAGCGTTTGAGTCGAACGTTTGTGCGCGCCCTAGCCTCCGTCATCGGCCCGCGACGGGATATTCCGGCGCCAGATGTGAACACCAACAGTCAAATCATGGCTTGGATGGTCGACGAGTATAGCCAACTCCAAGGAGAGTTTACGCCTGGCGTCATTACTGGCAAGCCCCTCGAATTAGGCGGCTCGCTTGGGCGCGACATAGCCACAGCCCAAGGCGGAGTCGAGGTTTTACTGGCGTACTTAAAAACACTCAAACGATCAGCGCAGAGTTTGCGAGTTGTCATCCAAGGCTTTGGCAATGCTGGCGAACACGCCGCTCAAATTCTAACTTTAAAAGGAATGAAAATTATCGCCGTTTCTGATTCAAAAGGCGGCATCTATGCAACCGAGGGTTTCAATCTTGAAACCCTAGCAACAATTAAAAAAGCAAAACAAACGCATGGAAGTGTGAGCGCATTTGAGAAAAGTCGCAAAATCAGCAACACCGACTTACTGGAACTTGAGACCGACATTTTGATTCCGGCGGCGCTTGAAAATCAAATCACCAGAGAAAATGCGGCGCGGATTAAAACTTCGATCATTTTAGAACTCGCCAACGGACCGACAACGCCCGAAGCCGATGCGATTCTTGCTCGGAAAAATGTTACGGTGATTCCGGATATTCTCGCAAATTCTGGCGGCGTGACGGTGAGCTATTTTGAGTGGGTTCAGAATTTAACAGGCGATTCTTGGACGCGCGAGCTGGTATTCGAGCGCTTAACGCAAAAAATGGAGCAAGCGCTCGCAACCCTGCTCGTAACCGCCAAACGTCATCAAACTTCTCTGCGCAAAGCCGCTTACCTGGTTGCTATTGAGCGCGTTGCCCGCGCGCTCAAAATGCGAGGCGGGTTATAA